The Triticum aestivum cultivar Chinese Spring unplaced genomic scaffold, IWGSC CS RefSeq v2.1 scaffold116893, whole genome shotgun sequence DNA segment TGATGGGTTTCCGCTCTAgccctaccccaacttgtttgggactaaaggattTGTCGTTGTTGTTGTATTAACATACCTTACAAAGTATAATGTTGGATAGAACTATCATGGTTGTTAGAGATGGAACTACACACGGAAGAGTTTAATAAATATAAAACATGTAATCATTTTGTTAATATATTAACATATATGCTCCcttcgtttctttttactccgcatataagatttgtctaaaaTCAGATTTATAGTAAAAATACCAACATTGATAATACAAAATCAATATCACTatatgcatcatgaaattaattttcatattgtATGACTTAAGTATTGTGGATGTTGATATTTTTACTATAAAGTTGGACAAACTtttatgaaatttgacttcagacaaatcttatattcagagtaaaaagaaacggaggggaCACATACAATAATAGTTTTAATTGTAAGTCATATTTTTAAGGACAGTATGTGCGGTTCACGGGGAGGCGGCGCATAAGGAGCACTAGCCATACCACAGGGCATACTCAGGAAAGGAGTCGGCACAATGCATATATATCTCCGTAGTTGGGTTAGTTGGATGAATATCTTTGTACCTGGATAGCTCCGGCATGATCTTAACAGATTGGTTACATCAGACTATATAAACACAACATTGTCATATCTTTGCATAAAGTAATTAAATAAGGAAGTCCCCGGTACCCACGCTCATGCTCACTAAGCTATTGAAAACACATAGAAGTATAACACAGCAATCAAAACAGTTAAAATCAACTCCAAGTAGCATAAAGATTATGACTACACAATAGGAAATTGCTAATCATTTTGTGTTTCTTGGCAGTAGGGGTTGGACAGAGTACCAGCAGTGTGCTGAGGGCCCCTTGTTGCAACGAGAAATCCCATGCAATATATGAGTTGACAGCCTCAACACTTAAAATAACCTGTAGAATAATGATTGACAGAACATAAGTATTTTGAAACCCTAAAAGTCACAAAAAACAGCTAACAGATGTTCCAAACTAATATTCAAATATTTAGGTAACTGTAAACCAAATTTGCATTtcatactccctccaatccaaaataggtgtcgtggttttagttcattaATGAGCCAAAAAAAAAACTGTGTCCAACTAAAATGGTACCTCATGTGTCTTTCCCGCTGGAATAATGGTTTCTCGGTACTCATCGTTTTTCCTACATGAAGTGTAAAAACAAGAGTCTTTCAGTTCTGAAAGCCCTTCCAAAACTTCTCCATGCTTCGTAGCGAGCTAATGCTAAATAAGCACAGCAAAATGCATCAAATTTGCACTGAATCGAGTAAGTACCTCGAATCAGCACCTGCATCCTCAGCAGATATGAAGAATGGGGCATTCACAAAAACCTCACTGCAATGGTTTCTCTCAGCAGTTAACAGATTGTTAAGTGTTAACAGTCATAAATAGAAGTAAGAAATTCTGCATGCCATATATTAGGATCTATTCAGGCTGAGGCTGGTGAACCTGCATTGCATGATCAGCATCTAACTTCCTACAGTAGATTAGACTTCTTCGTGTTATTTATAGGTTACATTTGATAATTATTTGCTGAAATCAGTAGGCACCAAATGCAGGTTAACAAGTGCATGGTTTTGATACAATAAAGTAGGTCGACAACAAAGATGCTAAGATCAAGTTAACAAGTTAAACAATGTCTCAAAGTAAAACGCTCagagcaaaaagaaaagaaatagctATTAGGTTCAAAATGTATCAAAACCATGTGAAGAAGCAGGAAGCCAAACTTATTGAATCTTGTAGCCCACAGAAATAAGGTTGTACAATATtatgtatttcttctttgaatccaAGTATTTGCAGAGTATGAATAGAAGATGATTGCGAGTTAAAATTTTAAACGTATATGTGAAGCACTAGTATGGAACATGGGAACATAGAAAATCAACATACTATTGTTAGAGCGTAACAACTGTTAGCTAGATAACGTTGATAATGAAATTATAGTACCCGATGAATGTAGTGAACTTCCCAAATTCCTCGGTGTATATAACCACTGCCTGCTGCAACACAGCAATGTCATCCTTCCCTCTGTTTATTTTTTAAATAGAGTTTCAGAGTTATTAGAATTAAAAGGGGCATATGCAAACAGAGCTAATTCCCGCAAGATATTCTATGGCTAGTTAAAAAGTGTATACTCTTTTCAAATAAAAACTCGCTCACATTTTCTTCTGTCCATATCGTGCCAAAGAGAGATGTAGATACAACCGAACTGCAAGCACCAGTTTTGTAAGTGTGTATAGTGCTGGCCCGTAGCGTTCTCTTTGCACTTCCATAGGTCTGACGAGAAAATTCAATAGAAAGAAATGTCATCAATAATAAGTACATTCAATATTTGTCCTTCACTCCATGTACATGGTAGTACATGCTAACTTGTGTTACGATAAAAATAGTAGCATGCATACCCATTAGCATCATTTATTtgtcgaataaaatccaataacaCCTGCAATGGTCAGCACAAGAAACTGATTGTTACTATGCCACCATGTAACATTGCATTCTAAAAGGAGTAATAATAACTACTTAAGGGAACATTCAACAATTTACATCTTGATAATGATATGCCAATATTAGATGGAATGAAATTCGTAACAATCCAGTGTTATCTCAAATTTAGAATAACGAtgttctcatcatcatcatcaaatatGGTGAATATGAATTGAACAATTTGGCTAACCTGTGGAACACCAACCAAGTACCTAACAAGTGTCTTATATACACCTGTTGCAGAACCAAGCTGCGCTAATTGCACCCGCCTACATACCAAAATGGAAAATAATTATAAATTTATTGATAATGAAAATTTGTAGACCGATAAATGAAAGGAGAAGAACCTATCCATTTGCTGCTTCCATAGCAATGCATATCTATCATGAATGCTTCCACCAGAACTAACTACAGCATCAACCTCCGCTTGCTTATTTCTCTCAGAGCGTTCTCGCTGTTGCCTGATCAGTGTACCGCGGAAGTCTTGTGGCATGTATGTCATAACTACAGATGTTGTAAATGCAGGTCAAATACCAAATGATAAGGCAATTAACATGACAAAAGAAGtactgttttactatacaaatttCAGTTCCAGAAATCAATAGTTCAAAAATGACAGGAAGGCAACATGGTACAGACTCGTCACAAAATAGAACAAGATATATCATAGAGCATATCACAGTAAGCTAGTTGGTCTAAAAAATATCATAGTAAGCTAATATTTGGGACTGTGGGATTAACAACTGAGGAAAATCTCAGGAAACAGTGAAGGGCTCCAGGGAAATTATATGGGAAGGAGATTCAATCATCTATGTCCAGGACATGCTAGAAAACAACCAGTACAAAACTATTGGGTGCACAGTAATACAAGTTTTAATGGGTAATTGTATCTTTTACCTCTATTTATGAAACAGTTAACAGTAAAGTAAGCAGAAGGAAAGAATGTCAACCTGTATTGAAAACATTATCGGCATTTTTTAGCTGAAACTGTTCCAACTTCTTCAACATCTCTTTCAATTTAGTTTCACAATCATCAAGTGTGGAAACTATCTCAGCGTCTTCTAGTGTGGACTTCTGTTGAAGCTGGTCGCAAGCACATGACAAATGTTAGCTACAAAATTGAAAGGTAGGAGTCATCCTTGCAGCAAGATTCAGAACTAAACTTACAGCAACGGGACGACGAGATTTATTAAGCAGAAACAGAATCTCTTCCATCTGTTCTCTGTTCTTCCACATGTTCTCATCTATTTTATGGGCAGGTACACCAGATGCCTCTTGTTCCAAGTGCTCCTCCTCTTCGACATGCAAAAAAGATAGATTTATCATGTCAGAACAATACTTGCTTCAGAAAGATCACCCAAGCAATGTTCTATAATTAGCAAGCCAAAGAGTCGCAGCTGATGTCCTAGTGAAAATCTACTTCTTTTCTTAGATAGTAAGGTACAATATGAAATGGTTTTAATCTTAGTGTTAACCCTTACACATTCGTAAAACTTCTGCTAACAACACCCTGCATGGATTTACAACAGACGCCGCAAGAAACCAACGCATGAGATCTGCCACTGATAACTTATGCTAGCATGCATATTTCTCTATCTTTAATGGGACTTGACCTTTTTCTTGGACTAAGTTCATCTTGCTTTTTCACTGATCGTCTCACTGATAAGTGGGATCGGTACCAGTATGTCAACTAAGTGGCCAAAACGTATTCATTCAGGATTTACGGCCAAAATGGAAATCTCCATTTCAAAATGTTAATTACAAAACCATTGTCCCTGCTCCCAATTTCCCGCCTACTTTCCCTTTCTAAGAGAGTTACATTTGTTTTTTCCACTGCTAATGTGAGCACTCACCGTACAAGTACAGGGGATTTTCCCTTCATATTTCTAATaatttatttttgttgtttgtcTTAACTAAAATTAACCATATGGCACCCTTTGTAATGCACAGGTCTTTTACAGGTAGATAGCATACAATCTTACTACAGAGATGAAACATAAATGGCTTCCAGGACTAATGAGCAGCACCCGGATGTAACAAATTAGACGCCCCTGTCAAACCAAACATCCACGCGGCTAACAAAAGCACTATAGAAAGGCCAATTATAATTAGTGCATGCCAAGGATCAAAACCTGCTGCAGTTTCAGCTTCTAAGACTAAACTTTCAAGTCAATTAGTACAAGATAACAGCACTAGTTACTAGTTAGCCACTAACCAAATTCTGCATATAATGGGGAAAAAGAACCGAAAACGTACAAACCCTGAGAAGCATACCCACCTCAGTTATTGTGCTGGCAATAACTGATTTTAATCGTTTTGAGTCTGGCTAGACCGAAGAAAGGGAAGCAGCCTCCAATTTCTAGCATGCCCCCGAGCAGGAAACTACCCGCACTAGAAGAACCGAACAAGATTACTGTACCCATTCCACTCTTCAGGAATCGTAGTAAGATCAAAGGTAGCAGCAGCGGGGTCGAGAAGCAAGCGAATCGCAGCGAGGCATCAGATAAAGCGCTCACCGGGGGAGAAGGGAGAGGCGGCGGCGAGTTCGGCGGACAGAGCGCGGAGGCGGGCAGCGAGGGCGATTACGCCGTCGGGGATCGGGGGCAGCGGGTACTTGTCGTAGTAGCGCGCGAGGTAGTCCCGCGTGATCGGCACCAGACCCTCTGTCGTCATCTCCGTTGGCAAGATTGGAGAGCAACGGGGACGAGTTCGCCGGCGGTAGGTGGAGGTGATgtgggaggagaggaaggaaggggaggcAGGAAGGGCACGTGAAATAGACGTGCCGTTGGAACGGTGGGTATGGTAACCGGGCGGTGGAGAGGTTGGTGCCGTGggtggttggttgcttgccttcaAGAGAGCGGAGACCTGGGAAAGTTCTGTACTCGAATTTGACCACTTTCACTGTGTGTTTGAGACGCCAACTTCCTCATTAAGGCtgtgtttgatagcaaagtattatATAAACCAAAATATCAAAAACTACAGTAATTTTGCCTGTAGATGTGAGATACCATAGTTTTATCAAAACAGAGTATTTTGCAGTATTCACAATACATAGAACCTGTTTGGCTGCCGCTGTAAATTTTGTTGTTTAGCCGTTGTGTTTAAGCACTCAGCAGCTTTGTTTTTAAAAAAGAGGTTTGGGGTTCTTTTTTTTATGAAGAGAAAAAACTGCAATTTGCCCAATACTACAATATTAAAAGCACAACTGTTATAGGCAACCAAACAACTCATTGTAGATAAAACTATGGTAATCTCAAaaactttagtattctcaaaatacttagaaaatatt contains these protein-coding regions:
- the LOC123172092 gene encoding uncharacterized protein (The sequence of the model RefSeq protein was modified relative to this genomic sequence to represent the inferred CDS: added 21 bases not found in genome assembly), which translates into the protein MTTEGLVPITRDYLARYYDKYPLPPIPDGVIALAARLRALSAELAAASPFSPEEEHLEQEASGVPAHKIDENMWKNREQMEEILFLLNKSRRPVALQQKSTLEDAEIVSTLDDCETKLKEMLKKLEQFQLKNADNVFNTVMTYMPQDFRGTLIRQQRERSERNKQAEVDAVVSSGGSIHDRYALLWKQQMDRRVQLAQLGSATGVYKTLVRYLVGVPQVLLDFIRQINDANGPMEVQRERYGPALYTLTKLVLAVRLYLHLSLARYGQKKIGKDDIAVLQQAVVIYTEEFGKFTTFIGEVFVNAPFFISAEDAGADSRKNDEYRETIIPAGKTHEVILSVEAVNSYIAWDFSLQQGALSTLLDIGFHVEYISPSREKTLILPYRRYEADQGNFCTVFAGSYKLVWDNSYSTFFKKTLRYKVDAVPPVVTETE